In Allocoprobacillus halotolerans, a genomic segment contains:
- the efp gene encoding elongation factor P — MAISAGDFRTGLTLIVDGDPCQVLDFQHVKPGKGAAILKTKMRNLKTNAIQERNFNASTKFDQANISRKSAQYSYKDSATYYFMDMETYETYELAEDQVGDAKYYIIEGSEVSLMFFEGDLLSVSVPEKVELTIVETDPAIKGAPSNQTKDAVTDTGLSLRVPQFIEPGEKIVVFTTDGKYAGRA, encoded by the coding sequence ATGGCTATTTCAGCAGGAGATTTTAGAACAGGATTAACTTTAATTGTTGATGGTGATCCTTGTCAGGTTTTAGATTTTCAGCATGTTAAACCAGGTAAGGGAGCTGCTATCTTAAAAACAAAAATGAGAAATTTAAAAACAAACGCAATTCAAGAAAGAAACTTCAATGCTTCTACAAAATTTGATCAAGCGAATATTTCAAGAAAATCTGCACAATATTCATATAAAGATAGTGCAACTTATTATTTTATGGATATGGAAACATATGAAACATATGAATTAGCAGAAGATCAAGTTGGAGATGCAAAATACTATATTATTGAAGGTTCAGAAGTTTCATTAATGTTCTTTGAAGGAGATTTATTATCAGTATCTGTTCCAGAAAAAGTAGAATTAACAATAGTAGAAACTGATCCAGCAATAAAAGGTGCACCATCTAATCAAACAAAAGATGCAGTGACTGATACTGGTTTATCGTTACGTGTTCCTCAATTTATTGAACCTGGTGAAAAAATTGTTGTCTTTACAACAGATGGAAAGTATGCAGGAAGAGCTTAA
- the pnuC gene encoding nicotinamide riboside transporter PnuC — protein sequence MIKIFKTNIEPRKRLRMIEMIISIILCVSSILSVGYGLLEINAHVDNTQFIQSLQMTRDMELEDYSEDNTICDVTYTNGDKQLVVSYSYEDYEKLEDQTITAYEYETENGTKLYFDHQNINNQDIQTAYQQVKANELTQVFNFGIASFILMISILIMMLFAKLFTTYEKIWFVSIMVLATIISVIFPEESANGVNGIIIMLLYLLDTFLNILCELLISKQSRYNFLVSVFVEIVEIVMCIVLMYRFATMATTLFFWLPIDIISYINWSKHKDDEESELTVVRKLKGYQEVLVIIGIVVWTIVVGYFISGLDIATDFYNNEILETAIIYIDACASAVGIANGLFIFFRLREQWIAWYICAFLEALINIISGQYVLLVLKLGYFTNTTYGYIKWSQYIQAHSKEKQAQIS from the coding sequence ATGATTAAAATTTTTAAAACAAATATAGAGCCTAGAAAAAGGCTAAGAATGATAGAAATGATTATTTCTATTATACTATGTGTGTCATCTATTCTATCAGTTGGATATGGACTTTTAGAAATAAATGCTCATGTGGACAATACTCAATTTATCCAAAGTCTACAAATGACAAGAGATATGGAGTTAGAAGATTATAGTGAAGATAATACAATTTGTGATGTCACATATACAAATGGTGATAAACAACTTGTTGTTTCTTACTCATATGAAGACTATGAAAAACTAGAAGATCAAACGATTACTGCATATGAATATGAAACAGAAAATGGAACGAAACTCTATTTTGATCATCAAAATATTAACAATCAGGATATTCAAACAGCTTATCAACAAGTTAAAGCTAATGAATTAACTCAAGTGTTTAATTTTGGGATTGCATCTTTCATTTTAATGATTTCTATTTTGATTATGATGCTTTTTGCAAAACTCTTTACAACATATGAAAAAATATGGTTTGTATCAATTATGGTACTAGCCACTATTATTTCAGTTATTTTCCCAGAGGAAAGTGCAAATGGTGTCAATGGAATCATTATCATGTTGCTTTATTTACTAGATACATTCTTGAACATTCTTTGTGAGTTATTGATTTCTAAACAATCAAGATACAATTTCCTTGTTTCTGTATTTGTTGAAATTGTAGAAATTGTGATGTGTATTGTTTTAATGTATCGTTTCGCAACAATGGCAACAACATTATTTTTCTGGTTACCTATTGATATTATTAGCTATATCAACTGGTCTAAACATAAAGATGATGAAGAAAGTGAACTCACAGTTGTTAGAAAATTAAAAGGTTATCAAGAAGTTTTAGTTATTATTGGAATTGTGGTGTGGACGATTGTTGTAGGATATTTTATCAGTGGTCTAGATATTGCGACAGATTTCTATAATAATGAAATTTTAGAAACAGCGATTATTTATATTGATGCCTGTGCATCAGCAGTAGGAATTGCTAATGGATTGTTTATTTTCTTTAGATTAAGGGAACAATGGATAGCATGGTATATTTGTGCGTTCCTTGAAGCTCTTATCAATATTATTTCAGGACAATATGTCTTATTAGTACTTAAATTAGGCTATTTTACGAATACAACATATGGATATATCAAATGGAGTCAGTATATTCAGGCACATTCAAAAGAAAAACAGGCACAAATATCATAA
- a CDS encoding ATP-binding protein, with protein MNKYAKCPLLILDEWLINSMNEQEIEFIFGLVERKYQNKSTIFCTQFKIESWHTRLGGGLHADAIMD; from the coding sequence ATTAATAAATATGCTAAGTGTCCTTTACTTATCTTAGATGAATGGCTCATAAACTCCATGAATGAACAAGAAATAGAATTTATTTTTGGGCTCGTGGAAAGAAAATATCAAAATAAATCAACTATATTTTGTACACAATTCAAAATAGAATCCTGGCATACGCGATTGGGTGGAGGGCTACATGCAGATGCAATCATGGATTGA
- the dcm gene encoding DNA (cytosine-5-)-methyltransferase, protein MSIIKCKDSLQNENKIIKLFDLPKEVHNDLERQRRVYSVKGISPTVLARSDSTKIYIDKEKSIRKITPEENFYIQGFEKDFVENIDKIGMSATQMYKQSGNAVSPPVIKDIFKKLVETQEDFKFIDLFSGLGGFRIAMEEIGGKCVFSSEIDKYAAETYKDNFGSMPRGDITKIDGKEVPDHDILCAGFPCQPFSIAGKRLGFEDTRGTLFFDVLRIIKDKKPKAFFLENVAGLKSHDNGRTLNVIEESLKKQDYYIDWRIINAKDVGIPQNRNRWYCVGVRKDLVENDCFNFSFPSNKPLEYTIDDVLEEQVSDEYAISDVAKNNINAHIAKFLNSNRYDKKHKIIATEIRKSKCNFRCDGISPCLTAKMGTGGNNIPVLVEQNRKLTERECLRIMGFPERYCVKLNSYQSYKQIGNSVVIPVIKEIATELKKYL, encoded by the coding sequence TTGTCAATAATAAAGTGTAAAGATTCATTGCAAAATGAAAATAAAATAATAAAATTATTTGATTTGCCTAAAGAAGTCCATAATGATTTAGAACGACAAAGAAGAGTATATTCAGTAAAAGGGATATCACCCACGGTATTGGCAAGATCTGATTCAACCAAAATTTATATAGATAAAGAAAAAAGCATAAGAAAAATAACACCAGAAGAAAATTTCTATATTCAAGGGTTTGAAAAAGATTTTGTTGAGAATATAGATAAAATTGGAATGTCCGCAACTCAAATGTATAAACAGTCTGGAAATGCAGTTAGTCCACCAGTAATTAAAGATATTTTTAAAAAATTGGTAGAAACACAGGAAGATTTTAAATTTATTGATTTATTTTCTGGGTTGGGCGGTTTTAGAATCGCAATGGAGGAAATTGGTGGTAAATGTGTTTTTTCTTCTGAGATAGATAAATATGCTGCTGAAACGTATAAAGATAATTTCGGGTCTATGCCTAGAGGTGATATAACTAAAATTGATGGGAAAGAGGTTCCTGATCATGATATCTTATGTGCTGGATTTCCTTGTCAACCATTCAGTATAGCAGGTAAAAGATTAGGATTTGAGGATACTAGGGGTACATTGTTTTTTGATGTATTGAGAATAATAAAAGATAAAAAACCTAAAGCATTTTTTCTAGAAAATGTGGCAGGTTTAAAAAGTCATGATAATGGTAGAACTTTGAATGTTATTGAAGAATCTCTTAAAAAGCAAGATTATTATATAGATTGGAGAATAATAAATGCTAAGGATGTTGGAATTCCACAAAATAGAAATAGATGGTACTGTGTAGGTGTTAGAAAAGATTTAGTTGAAAATGACTGTTTCAATTTTTCCTTTCCGTCTAATAAGCCATTGGAATACACAATTGATGATGTATTAGAAGAACAAGTTAGTGATGAATATGCAATTTCAGATGTTGCTAAAAACAATATTAATGCTCATATTGCAAAATTTTTAAATTCAAATAGATATGATAAGAAACATAAAATAATAGCTACTGAAATAAGAAAATCAAAGTGTAATTTTAGATGTGATGGAATATCGCCATGTCTTACTGCTAAAATGGGTACAGGAGGAAATAATATTCCCGTCTTAGTTGAACAAAATAGAAAATTAACTGAAAGAGAGTGTTTAAGGATAATGGGGTTTCCTGAAAGATATTGTGTAAAACTAAATAGTTATCAAAGCTATAAACAAATCGGAAATAGTGTAGTGATTCCAGTGATTAAGGAGATAGCAACAGAACTAAAAAAATATTTATAG
- a CDS encoding helix-turn-helix domain-containing protein has product MKVSYDKLWKLLIDKSMKKTDLIKEVGISPNTLSKLGKNEFVKMETISKIALYLNVQISDIAHIE; this is encoded by the coding sequence ATGAAGGTTTCATATGATAAATTATGGAAATTATTGATTGATAAGAGCATGAAAAAAACAGATTTAATAAAAGAAGTTGGAATATCTCCAAATACTTTATCAAAACTTGGTAAGAATGAGTTTGTTAAAATGGAAACTATTAGTAAAATAGCTCTATATTTGAATGTTCAAATTTCAGATATAGCTCATATTGAATAA
- a CDS encoding transposase, which yields MSYFTTDLYETKREIVNFSNKLSDSLDKPAAKFVMDMMFGLARSQSVLLSDIARALDENIKLNYTIDRLSNHLAQFDDEAMNQMKSNYNDMVIKHLSEDRIILLDNSEIIKKYGRKFEDLCMVRDASSLKDDIYPGYHVCEATALTQDQHHPISLYSHIYSTESEGFKSMNDETIKSIKYVKSLIPERCTFVCDRGYDANVFYDYFIDENHNADDFIIRLKENRTLLFKGKPKKVGEIAKRRKGKIKMNMYFSKEDSEVYVSHTRVELPSQKGRILNLVIVYGLSEEKPMMLLTNREIRNKRDVHKIVRAYMSRWRIEEKFRFKKNQYGFENIRVRTMKSINVLNTILMMHIGHITLLAEKVDKKLLVIKMIERSKSLKGKRYYWCYQISKGIQEILKYAQKGIKEFQNIREKQEYRQLQLKL from the coding sequence ATGAGTTATTTTACCACAGATCTATATGAAACGAAAAGAGAAATTGTCAATTTTTCTAATAAATTATCAGACAGTCTTGATAAACCTGCTGCCAAGTTTGTCATGGACATGATGTTTGGTCTTGCAAGAAGTCAAAGTGTTCTACTTAGCGATATTGCCAGAGCTCTTGATGAAAATATCAAGCTCAATTATACAATTGACAGATTATCCAATCATTTGGCTCAATTTGATGATGAAGCAATGAACCAAATGAAATCCAATTATAATGATATGGTTATCAAGCATCTTAGCGAAGACAGGATCATTTTACTTGATAACAGTGAAATCATCAAAAAATATGGAAGAAAATTTGAAGATCTTTGTATGGTCAGGGATGCTTCCTCACTTAAGGATGACATTTATCCTGGATACCATGTATGTGAGGCAACTGCCCTCACACAGGATCAACATCATCCAATATCTTTGTATAGCCATATCTATTCAACTGAAAGTGAAGGATTCAAGTCAATGAACGATGAAACAATAAAGAGCATAAAATATGTCAAATCTCTCATTCCTGAAAGATGTACATTTGTATGTGACAGAGGATATGATGCCAATGTATTTTATGATTACTTCATAGATGAAAATCATAATGCAGATGATTTCATCATCAGACTCAAAGAAAATAGAACATTATTGTTTAAAGGGAAGCCAAAGAAAGTAGGAGAAATCGCCAAAAGAAGAAAAGGCAAGATTAAGATGAACATGTATTTTTCTAAGGAAGACAGTGAAGTCTATGTATCACATACGAGAGTGGAACTGCCATCACAAAAGGGAAGGATATTAAATCTAGTCATTGTGTATGGATTAAGTGAAGAAAAACCGATGATGCTTTTAACGAATAGAGAGATCAGGAATAAAAGAGATGTGCATAAGATAGTGAGGGCATATATGTCAAGGTGGCGAATCGAGGAGAAATTCAGATTCAAAAAGAATCAGTATGGTTTTGAAAATATAAGAGTAAGGACGATGAAATCAATAAATGTATTGAATACGATATTGATGATGCATATAGGGCATATAACACTGTTGGCAGAGAAAGTAGACAAGAAATTACTGGTCATAAAGATGATAGAGAGAAGCAAATCGCTTAAAGGAAAGAGATATTACTGGTGCTATCAGATCAGTAAAGGGATACAGGAAATATTAAAATATGCACAAAAGGGAATCAAGGAGTTTCAAAATATAAGAGAGAAGCAGGAATACAGGCAGCTGCAACTGAAACTATAA
- a CDS encoding AIPR family protein, with translation MDIILSTYFSKFLKEQQIFDGKTDANFEKFINYICLATNNISNFNLLTTCVGNGNDAGIDGIAIAINNRYVLDMGDINDILDKGMELNVELFFIQTKTTEGFECKEISSFADGVLDMFRAEHEIKKIMNEKVKSKYFMIQKLINNYEYIKNIKCTLFYVTPGKYIEDDNILSTKQRIMESLKSLEIFEENNISIQIKDKAFIRKQYENTKVQNSATFTLSQKIEIPYMENVDEAYFVILSIKEYLKIVLDDTGKIRNGIFELNVRDFAGIETNRVNQDIVTTLKSRNKSYFGLLNNGITIVGKSLSKMQGKYTIKNFYVVNGCQTTNVLSENVSDITDDMWISVKIVITQKDDIIRDIVKATNNQTEVEEIQLLSMTEYQQELEAFYSTYTTFTKLYYERREGQYRSNPDAIPIKIVNPDAQMRCFASVFLQIPHIASRFSGKLQDENRQIFLSNDNPIMYYTAALLNYHVECSFMNNKLEQIYYKFRYYIQLLIADSIWKDIKKPQRNSRKMTSYCEYLIAKIEDDTLFDSFILKAIQCIDKVVINKNDTEITKSISLMNNLLMYLHIGWTEKDLKAVKHFLDIVDDYLVPFKNMSIDGDLRYNFNKNLVYLEKITSDNDFAYKLIGNSFFTDIHQNLHEENRNNRKVYALKIVDKYNSVCQEFSDKVKESQRFISQK, from the coding sequence ATGGATATTATTTTAAGTACATATTTTTCAAAGTTTTTAAAAGAACAACAAATTTTTGACGGAAAAACCGATGCAAATTTTGAAAAATTTATTAACTATATTTGTTTAGCTACGAATAATATTTCTAATTTCAATTTATTAACAACTTGCGTTGGAAATGGTAACGATGCTGGTATAGATGGTATTGCTATTGCAATAAACAATAGATATGTTTTAGATATGGGAGATATAAACGATATTCTGGACAAAGGCATGGAGTTAAATGTTGAATTATTTTTTATTCAAACAAAAACCACAGAAGGTTTTGAATGCAAAGAAATATCATCTTTTGCTGACGGGGTTTTAGATATGTTCAGGGCAGAACATGAAATTAAAAAAATTATGAATGAAAAGGTTAAAAGCAAATATTTTATGATACAGAAGCTGATTAACAATTATGAATACATTAAAAATATAAAATGTACTCTATTTTATGTTACTCCTGGAAAGTATATTGAAGATGATAATATTCTTTCAACTAAACAAAGAATTATGGAAAGTCTAAAATCCCTAGAAATCTTTGAAGAAAACAATATCTCTATACAAATAAAAGATAAGGCTTTTATTCGAAAACAGTATGAAAATACAAAAGTACAAAATTCTGCTACTTTCACCTTATCTCAAAAAATAGAAATACCATATATGGAAAATGTTGATGAAGCATATTTCGTAATTTTATCAATTAAAGAATACCTAAAAATTGTTTTAGATGACACTGGTAAAATTAGAAATGGAATATTTGAATTAAATGTAAGAGATTTTGCAGGGATTGAAACAAATCGTGTAAATCAAGATATTGTAACAACACTTAAGTCTAGAAATAAATCCTATTTTGGATTATTAAATAACGGAATAACTATTGTTGGTAAATCCCTAAGCAAAATGCAGGGGAAATATACAATTAAGAATTTTTATGTAGTCAACGGATGCCAAACTACAAATGTATTATCCGAAAATGTGTCAGATATTACTGACGATATGTGGATTAGTGTAAAAATTGTTATTACACAAAAAGATGATATCATTAGAGATATCGTAAAAGCCACTAATAATCAAACTGAAGTCGAAGAAATACAATTACTTTCTATGACTGAATACCAGCAAGAATTAGAGGCATTTTATTCTACTTACACTACCTTTACTAAATTATATTATGAACGTCGAGAGGGACAATATCGAAGCAATCCAGATGCAATTCCAATTAAAATAGTTAACCCAGATGCACAAATGCGTTGTTTTGCTTCAGTATTTTTACAAATCCCTCATATAGCAAGTAGATTCTCTGGTAAATTGCAAGATGAAAATAGGCAAATATTTTTATCAAATGACAATCCTATTATGTATTATACTGCAGCTCTTTTAAACTATCATGTGGAATGTTCCTTTATGAACAATAAATTGGAGCAAATTTATTATAAATTTAGATATTATATTCAATTATTGATTGCAGATAGTATTTGGAAAGATATAAAGAAGCCTCAGCGTAATTCAAGAAAGATGACCTCCTATTGTGAATACTTAATAGCTAAAATAGAAGATGATACTCTATTTGATTCCTTTATTCTAAAGGCCATACAATGTATTGACAAAGTTGTAATAAATAAGAATGATACTGAAATAACTAAGTCTATATCACTCATGAATAATTTGTTAATGTATCTACACATCGGTTGGACTGAAAAAGACTTAAAAGCTGTCAAACATTTTTTAGATATTGTAGATGATTATTTAGTACCTTTTAAAAATATGAGTATAGATGGCGACTTACGATATAACTTCAATAAAAATCTTGTTTATTTAGAAAAAATAACATCTGATAATGATTTTGCTTACAAACTAATTGGAAATAGCTTTTTTACAGACATTCATCAAAATTTACATGAAGAAAATCGTAATAATCGAAAAGTTTATGCTTTAAAGATTGTTGATAAGTATAATAGTGTGTGTCAAGAATTTTCTGATAAAGTTAAAGAATCACAAAGATTCATATCACAAAAATAG
- a CDS encoding DUF4238 domain-containing protein → MDKLTNHSSLDENDLKYISKLIATQHLRTIGGYIRCKQVLTNSFEDIIKDTIEKIDKEIQEGIVQHKTNKISSIDEKLLPLKTNIVKKDDKNVFLEVNSIIGKSTWIYSMKHLLTKTYKVLDDVSWCIYEAPEHFNWVTSDDPVIFLNYYDKNTYDFKGGWASKNTNIIFPLSPKKLLFAQIGVKQNVLYKKADVDFAIQIQRFIIENAFLKVYSFKEDNMVSSIRNRVVNRKEFLRIKKEIEQIHENYMNDELLYIK, encoded by the coding sequence ATTGATAAGTTAACTAATCATAGTAGTCTAGATGAAAATGATTTAAAATATATTTCAAAACTGATAGCGACTCAACATTTAAGAACAATAGGTGGTTATATACGCTGTAAGCAAGTGTTAACTAATTCTTTTGAGGATATTATTAAAGATACAATAGAAAAGATAGATAAAGAAATACAAGAAGGAATAGTACAACATAAGACAAATAAAATAAGTTCTATTGATGAAAAATTACTTCCTTTAAAAACTAATATAGTTAAGAAGGATGATAAAAACGTTTTTTTAGAAGTTAATAGTATAATAGGTAAAAGTACATGGATATATAGTATGAAACATTTATTGACTAAAACTTATAAAGTTTTAGATGATGTTTCATGGTGTATTTATGAAGCACCTGAGCATTTTAATTGGGTAACATCAGATGATCCAGTTATTTTTCTAAATTATTATGATAAAAATACATATGATTTTAAAGGAGGATGGGCAAGCAAAAATACTAATATTATTTTTCCATTATCTCCTAAAAAATTATTATTTGCACAAATAGGAGTTAAGCAAAATGTTTTGTACAAAAAAGCAGATGTAGACTTTGCTATACAAATTCAAAGATTCATAATTGAAAATGCTTTTTTAAAAGTATATTCCTTTAAAGAAGATAATATGGTTTCTTCTATTAGAAATAGAGTAGTTAATAGAAAAGAATTTTTGCGAATAAAAAAAGAAATAGAGCAGATACATGAAAACTATATGAATGATGAATTATTATATATAAAATAA
- a CDS encoding DUF4238 domain-containing protein — protein sequence MKINNHYVPQIYLKQWKQKNKIYTYELLVPNKKCPIWKRESISRTSSLDYLYLYNINKEVSEELEDFFLLKLKIIINHLLIS from the coding sequence ATGAAGATAAATAACCATTATGTTCCTCAAATTTATTTAAAACAATGGAAGCAAAAAAATAAGATTTATACTTATGAACTTTTAGTACCTAATAAAAAATGTCCTATTTGGAAAAGAGAATCTATTAGTAGAACATCAAGTTTGGATTACTTATATTTGTATAATATAAATAAAGAAGTTTCAGAAGAGTTAGAAGATTTTTTTCTTTTGAAGTTGAAAATTATTATCAATCATTTATTGATAAGTTAA
- the guaA gene encoding glutamine-hydrolyzing GMP synthase — translation MKRELVIVLDFGGQYNQLVARRVRECNVYCEIYSYKTDLEKIKEMNPKGIILTGGPNSCYEADSPTYSKELFELGIPVLGLCYGAQLMQHVLGGKVERADVREYGKSHLIVSKENSALFEGVPQESTCWMSHFDYISEIADGFEISSYTKDCPVASCENVEKKLYAIQFHPEVLHTEYGKNMLSNFVMNVCGCAGDWRMDSFVEEQIKAIREKVGDGKVLCALSGGVDSSVAAVLLSKAIGNQLTCVFVDHGLLRKNEGDEVEAVFGPEGHYELNFIRVNAQERYYEKLKGVTEPEAKRKIIGEEFIRVFEEEAKKIGAVDFLVQGTIYPDVVESGLGGESAVIKSHHNVGGLPDYVDFREIIEPLRDLFKDEVRKVGLELGIPEYLVFRQPFPGPGLGIRIIGEVTAEKVRIVQDADAIYREEIANAGLDRSIGQYFAALTNMRSVGVMGDERTYDYAIALRAVNTIDFMTAEAAQIPYEVLNKVMSRIINEVRGVNRVFYDITSKPPGTIEFE, via the coding sequence GTGAAAAGAGAATTAGTCATTGTTTTAGACTTTGGTGGTCAATATAATCAGTTAGTGGCTAGACGTGTAAGAGAATGTAATGTTTATTGTGAAATTTATTCATATAAAACTGATCTTGAAAAAATTAAAGAAATGAATCCTAAAGGAATTATTTTAACAGGTGGACCAAATAGCTGTTATGAAGCAGATTCACCAACTTATTCAAAAGAGTTGTTTGAACTTGGTATTCCTGTTTTAGGATTATGTTATGGGGCACAGTTGATGCAACATGTTTTAGGTGGAAAAGTTGAACGTGCTGATGTCAGAGAATATGGAAAATCACATTTGATTGTCAGCAAGGAAAATTCAGCATTATTTGAGGGTGTACCTCAAGAATCAACATGTTGGATGAGTCATTTTGATTATATTTCCGAGATTGCTGATGGATTTGAAATTTCATCATATACAAAAGATTGTCCAGTGGCTTCTTGTGAAAATGTAGAGAAAAAATTATATGCCATTCAGTTCCATCCTGAAGTTTTACATACAGAATATGGTAAAAATATGTTATCTAACTTTGTGATGAATGTTTGTGGATGTGCTGGAGATTGGCGCATGGATTCATTTGTTGAAGAACAAATAAAAGCCATTAGAGAAAAAGTAGGAGATGGAAAAGTATTATGTGCTTTATCTGGTGGTGTGGATTCTTCGGTTGCTGCAGTTTTACTTTCTAAAGCTATTGGAAATCAGTTGACTTGTGTGTTTGTTGATCATGGTTTACTTCGTAAAAACGAAGGGGATGAAGTAGAAGCTGTTTTTGGACCTGAAGGTCATTATGAGTTGAATTTCATTCGTGTGAATGCACAAGAAAGATATTATGAAAAGTTAAAAGGTGTCACTGAACCAGAGGCTAAGAGAAAAATTATTGGTGAAGAATTTATTCGTGTTTTTGAAGAAGAAGCGAAGAAAATTGGGGCTGTTGATTTCTTGGTTCAAGGAACAATTTATCCTGATGTTGTGGAAAGTGGATTAGGTGGAGAATCTGCAGTTATTAAATCTCATCATAATGTTGGGGGATTACCTGATTATGTAGATTTTAGAGAAATCATTGAACCTTTAAGAGATTTATTTAAAGATGAAGTACGTAAAGTAGGATTGGAATTAGGAATTCCTGAATATTTAGTGTTTAGACAACCGTTCCCAGGACCAGGATTAGGTATTCGTATTATAGGTGAAGTCACTGCAGAAAAAGTGAGAATTGTTCAAGATGCCGATGCCATTTATCGTGAAGAAATTGCGAATGCTGGTTTAGATCGTTCAATTGGACAATATTTTGCTGCTTTAACAAATATGCGTTCTGTTGGTGTTATGGGTGATGAAAGAACTTATGACTATGCCATTGCATTACGTGCTGTTAATACTATTGATTTCATGACTGCTGAAGCAGCACAGATTCCTTATGAAGTGTTAAACAAAGTTATGTCAAGAATTATTAACGAGGTTCGTGGGGTTAATAGAGTATTCTATGATATTACATCTAAACCTCCGGGAACGATAGAGTTCGAATAG
- a CDS encoding adenylosuccinate synthase, with protein sequence MAGVVVVGSMWGDEGKGKVTDYLAQKADVVVRYAGGNNAGHTIVYDGKKFALKLIPSGIFSGHEVIMGNGMVVNPKAFLEEVQYLNDAGIDTSKIRVSDRCHVILPYHLEIDALQEARKGDKSIGTTKRGIGPCYIDKYSRIGIRMGEFVDEELFLERLKETFPMKVMEYPELKDMFTVESIFEEYKEYAKVIKPLVCDTGILLDQYLQEDRKVLFEGAQGAMLDIDYGTYPYVTSSHPGANGVSEGTGIGPLYIKEAIGIIKSYTTRVGAGPFPTELFDEVGDYIREKGHEYGTVTQRARRTGWFDAVVVNQSRRMSSLTGIALMLLDVLSGLDTIKICTAYKYKGEIIHGLPATVKGVEEVEPIYEEMPGWQEDITHVKSFEELPVNCQNYLRRIEELIHCPIVMFSVGPDREQTVVLKDIQF encoded by the coding sequence ATGGCTGGTGTTGTAGTAGTTGGAAGCATGTGGGGAGATGAAGGAAAAGGAAAAGTTACTGATTATCTTGCCCAAAAAGCTGATGTTGTAGTACGTTATGCAGGAGGAAATAATGCAGGACATACGATTGTTTATGATGGAAAAAAATTTGCATTAAAATTAATACCTTCTGGTATTTTTAGTGGACATGAAGTCATTATGGGTAATGGGATGGTTGTGAATCCTAAAGCCTTTTTGGAAGAAGTTCAATATTTAAATGATGCAGGTATTGATACAAGCAAGATTCGTGTCAGTGATCGTTGTCATGTGATTTTACCTTATCATCTTGAAATCGATGCTTTGCAGGAGGCAAGAAAAGGTGATAAGAGTATTGGAACGACAAAACGTGGGATTGGACCTTGTTATATTGATAAATATAGTCGTATTGGTATTCGTATGGGTGAGTTTGTTGATGAAGAATTATTTTTAGAAAGATTAAAAGAAACTTTCCCAATGAAGGTAATGGAATATCCTGAATTAAAAGATATGTTTACTGTGGAAAGTATTTTTGAAGAATATAAGGAATATGCGAAAGTAATCAAACCTCTTGTTTGTGATACAGGAATTTTATTAGATCAATATTTACAAGAAGATCGTAAAGTCTTATTTGAAGGGGCTCAAGGAGCTATGCTTGATATTGATTATGGAACATATCCATATGTTACAAGTTCTCATCCAGGTGCAAATGGTGTTAGTGAAGGAACTGGTATTGGACCTTTATATATCAAAGAAGCTATTGGTATTATTAAATCTTATACAACACGTGTAGGAGCAGGACCTTTCCCAACGGAATTGTTTGATGAAGTTGGTGATTACATTCGTGAAAAAGGACATGAATATGGAACTGTGACACAACGTGCAAGACGTACAGGATGGTTTGATGCTGTGGTTGTCAATCAATCAAGAAGAATGTCTAGTTTAACAGGAATTGCGTTAATGTTGTTGGATGTATTAAGTGGTTTAGATACAATTAAAATTTGTACAGCTTATAAATATAAAGGTGAAATTATTCATGGTTTACCTGCGACTGTTAAAGGGGTAGAAGAAGTAGAACCAATTTATGAAGAAATGCCTGGATGGCAAGAAGATATTACACATGTGAAATCTTTTGAAGAATTGCCTGTGAATTGTCAAAATTATTTAAGACGTATTGAAGAATTGATTCATTGTCCAATTGTGATGTTTTCTGTAGGACCTGATAGAGAACAGACAGTTGTATTAAAAGATATTCAATTTTAA